Below is a window of Musa acuminata AAA Group cultivar baxijiao chromosome BXJ3-11, Cavendish_Baxijiao_AAA, whole genome shotgun sequence DNA.
gtcaaaaTTGGTTGTcttcatcaaaagggggagattgttgaatcttatattttgatgatgaaaccaattgataagtgtttatgttttaatctgcgttttgagtgatgcaggatgcttcgatcaggatgagacaattaaagtaggaagaatcatgttgggccaagggaaaacatgtcagaagattggacgtcgagtcggaggatctgttgacgtatcgacaaaaggcttcaagccatggattcgggcatcgggttaAGAAAAGCGGatactgtgccaaggatatcggagttgtggagtcaactggccgattagggagTAGTGCATTTATCgtagtagagataaaaactttgcaataaaaagtttatgcagcaatatgggaatttttttttggatttttgaataaggataactaaattacagcaatagtaaggtaggaaaccaaaacctgttgcaatttacgaggagatcaaaggatgatccgcggtggtggagatgacgatggaagtcgacgatgatcttttaagcaattgtgggaattgctttcggcggctgtggagggttaatggatggctatggaagagcaacgagatgccaagaatgctactctgatatcaagtgttagaaccctagcttattctaagcttggggttgatctctttaggggatcggcctccttagaactttataggggttctttcctccaagttgctgctcaatggttgctaagaagattcatctattccttgtcAGAAGataatgaatacatgactatttatagggcttctaaaccctaactcctaatatgactcttactcaagactcctacttctaaccaacttctaataagACTCCTATTCTAAAAAGCAACCTCTCAACGAATCCTAACTTTAGTcgatctcttcacctctttaataggagtcgactaagtaggttttacataaatatcccttttaataaaattcaattaggactctcttagctagattcGTAacacaaggacatcacaatatatatctagatattatgtgataaaatatcaataacaataaacaaaaaaaatcgtAAGGCTGGTACCAACGCATAGGGTTGATAGGACCGTAGAGAAGGTGATGAGCTTGGGATGATGTAGTGGATTAATGTCAGATCCCTTTCGATAATAGCCGCCtcatttatttattatcatttcATCATTAATCTCCATCATCAGCAATTTATTGTCATGATGTGTTGATTCAgttgaaatattttatcattgcttaGTGCTAATAGGTGTTTAGAATGAATCATGTCCATCATATAATCTTTTAATTAGTCTAAATTATAATGCCAAAAACAAATCATTGAAACCCAACGAAACAAAGAACAGATAATCGGAACTTGTAAGCTAATAGAGGAGTAATGATCAATAAGCTAATCTCAGCCCTGATCTAAAAGCTTGAATCCAAGTTAAGGAGTGAGACCTGTTATTTTTTATGTGAAGGATGAGGAGTAGAGGGAACAGCCAAAATTTGTGCTTCACCAGATTCATTAAGTTCATACCAGTCACTAATGATCAAATACAACGACCTGTCTGCAAAATGATACTAGTAATCAAAGTTGAGAAACTGTTGTAGGTTGGTGGGGTGTTGGATCATCAACAGATCAAAAGAAAGAAATTCAAACATCAATTGTccccttttttttcctatttggTTCAACACCATATCCTAGCATAGAACAATGAACCTGATGAGATGACAAGCTCAGAgacaattttttttaattgttgCATTAACAGAGTATAAAAAATTTTCACACCATCAAATATACATCAAGTCCAATCCGGTCTGAACAGGGCCAAAAATTTTCTCACTCATATAAATAATTTGACATGAAAAATGCCAGGAAAGAGTACAGAAATGCAGTTGCACATGAATCAGCATGAGAGTGACGGGCAACAGTAGAAGCCAGAAGCCTAGCCAGCCAAGAGCAGAAATCACCACCAAAACAACCTAGTTAACCCTAGAAAACAATGTGGCACCCACAGCCATGGAGGGCGAAACCCtcaattttttgattttgaatgctTCACAAACCAATCTATGACAGAGTCTATGTTGTTCGAGTTCTTGCATGAGATCATGAAACAACAGACTTCTCTGTCTGCAATAGATTTCAGGCCCCTGCAAGACAAGTACATGCTTAGATTCAGAGCAGCATACACATCACAAGAACTTCTTTTGGTTGTCCATGTGTAATAGGAAAATCTTAAAATTGAGAAATCTGTTGTTACTTACATCCGGTCTGTCAAATCCTGCTTTGTCAGAGCTTCTGGCTTATCGATTTTATTTCCAAGAACCAGCAATGGGATGCCACTCAATGATGGCTTGCTTAAAACATCATGAAGTTCACTTTTTGAGATGGGCAAGTTATCATGGTCTGCTGCATCAACCACAAAACTGCAGAAACAAAACAAAGTTATAATTGAAGACAGGCTCTTCTTACCATGCAACTAGACGTTGGAAAGCTATTGTATCATAATGTAACTTTCGATTTCTGCTAACCTTAATGTTAAGCTCTTTTAAGGTAACTATTCTTAGACTAAATGATAAATATGGTGTTTCACAGTTCTAATGGAAGAATAAGAAATAATCTAACATGAACATCTGAATGTCGAAGAACTAAATACAAGCATGTGTTAAGTGCAGCAGCAAAAATACATGACATCAGACATGTATTTCTGCTAACCAAAATGCTCTATGAATCAAGGACAAAATTTTTAACTCACTttacatattttatgagaatTTATTATGTTTCATGAGCACACTACTGTCTTAGATGCATTAAGTAAAATCAAGAGCCCTCGCTTGAGTGCCCATGGCCACAGTGAAGTTTTTGGCAGGTGACAGTCAAGGAAGAAATAGCAACATAGTGTGGATGGACAGTAATTGCCATTAATTGCCGCTGGATTAACTAGAGGTGTATCCAGAtatggtggtggcggtggagggTGGAATGCATACATGCATTTTGGCAACACAGTATGGTTTACAAACTTGTTACAGTACCTGTTCTATGATGTGAATGGTGAGATGCTGGTCAAAGTCCTGAATGGTGGGCTTGTCTTCCAACTATTGATTATAGATGGGAATGATGGCAACATAAATATCATTATTGCATTTCTGTAAACCGTACTATGGTTTCTGAGAAGGTCATACATGAGACTCATTCATGACCTATTAATTTCATTGTTTGATGGGTGATGTCTTTGGCATTCACAAAAGAGTGTTAGAATACTCTATCTTAACTCTTGGAGTTACAGCACCAAATAAGTCTGACAAGAGTCTAGCAGGATTTGTTATCCACGCTTAAACATCTTTGTGCTATTCAAAAAAAGGCCCCAAATAAATGTAGTTGATAATGTTGTTTATGTTAAAAAGAAGGATTAAGAAACCAAATAGAGAAGTATGAAAGTGATAGGAAACTTGAAAAATAAGTTCTCCCAGCTTTCAGCATTCATGTATCTACCAGCAACAGCAATATTTATGAGATGACTAGATAAGagaagaaaaacaagaagattaaaAATATAACTAAGAAAATAACATGAGGTTCATGTTAGCCTAGTTTAATGATATGAGGTTACAAAAAAAGAGCATTAACCTAGAAACTCCTACACAATACTTGGCTGGAAAGAAGATAACAAAACTCATGTTGAGGTAATAGGACAAAGAGGCACCAAAGATAATTTATGGTCCCAAAATCTAGAAAAACAAAGATAATGGACAGGGTTGACAACTGGCACCTTACAGTATAGTATTACCACCATTAGAATTAACTAGACTATTTCTTATGAACTATATTTTGGCATGGCATGACAAGGGTACCGGTATGCATCTTAAAAAACAAACAGATAAAAAGGGAATGATAGTAAGTTATATCACACTGGAAGCTAACTAATGACAAGGTTTTCTGTTCTTtccagaaaaagaataaaaaacaaaacaGAAGCACTGTTTAGCCAGATTTGCTAACAATTAAAAACTCTGGAAAACTCCACCATCAAATGCTTACAGGAAGGTGGAGCTCATTAGTTCCATTCCACTTCAGAAACCAGAAAGATCAGACACTTGACACACATTGATTTCTCTACTGTGATTTCTTCACAAACCTATCAGAAACCAGAACTCCACACTAATGGCACACGAGTACAATGCACCAGTAATCTAACTTTTATATCTTAGCATTATAATAAAGTAAACCAATGAAAAAAGATTACACAATTGTGTGAAGCAAATCACAGAATCAGTTCCTTAATACTGGCATTTGAACCTTCTAATTCAGCAATCTTGAAATGACCAACAAAGGTATAATGAAGAAAAACACTGAAACATAATAGTTATTGGCCATTTTGTTGGCATATGCAATAAACAACCAGAGCAACAAGTTCAGTATGGCAAGATCACAAGTTCGCATATACAATTATAGatatccatttaaaaaaaaaaagaaaagaaaacaggtTTGAATAAAATGAGCTAAACAAGCATCTGAGAAAGGAGAAAAGAGCATACACAATGGCAGAGACTCCACGGCAATATCTCTCCCACATA
It encodes the following:
- the LOC135652814 gene encoding ADP-ribosylation factor-like protein 8a, whose amino-acid sequence is MGVWEAFLNWLRSLFFKQEMELSLIGLQNAGKTSLVNVVATGGYSEDMIPTVGFNMRKVTKGNVTIKLWDLGGQPRFRSMWERYCRGVSAIVFVVDAADHDNLPISKSELHDVLSKPSLSGIPLLVLGNKIDKPEALTKQDLTDRMGLKSIADREVCCFMISCKNSNNIDSVIDWFVKHSKSKN